In the genome of Pempheris klunzingeri isolate RE-2024b chromosome 11, fPemKlu1.hap1, whole genome shotgun sequence, one region contains:
- the ssuh2rs1 gene encoding protein SSUH2 homolog isoform X1 → MQHTGVGSDRSHNRTYGVANPGYVPAAGGAPAMFAPPGAEGPSAPPASMFDSMPGYEGTVAGGGGGFLPPPMPAYPVPQPEPGPEQPHWNIPSITEDTAREAFHLFASSKCCYSSAPAKDGVITNMEAFNTYRYRLETFTESRSTEWNHEPYNGQPVDAFTHSPPGPWDIPAKSPSFFVDGKQLIKVPYTSSMKPCHVCLGMGRKPCKDCAGIGNKVCWVCNGCGFRHGDERCSHCNGRGRENCNHCHGQGSRQCGTCRGKQQLLVYINLTVKWVNNSDNYVVEQSSGLQLDNLSKVSGKELFRDSQYMVYPIAGFPDLSVVHAAQRLVNEHQGKYSQTSRILQQRQTIELIPVTKVTYSWKGQSHIYFVYGNEFQVSADDYPATCCCTVM, encoded by the exons ATGCAGCACACGGGGGTGGGGAGTGATAGAAG CCATAATCGCACTTATGGAGTGGCCAATCCCGGATATGTACCAGCAGCAGGGGGGGCACCGG CAATGTTCGCCCCACCCGGCGCTGAGGGCCCCAGCGCTCCTCCGGCCAGCATGTTCGACAGCATGCCCGGCTATGAAGGAACagtggcaggaggaggag GTGGATTTCTTCCCCCTCCGATGCCTGCTTACCCAGTTCCTCAGCCTGAACCTGGACCTGAACAACCACATTGGAA TATCCCGTCCATAACTGAAGATACTGCACGAGAGGCGTTTCACCTGTTCGCCTCCAGCAAGTGCTGCTACAGTTCAGCACCAGCAAAGGATGGAGTTATCACCAACATGGAGGCTTTCAATACCTACAGG TATCGCCTGGAAACTTTCACTGAATCGAGATCTACAGAGTGGAATCACGAGCCTTACAATG GCCAACCAGTGGATGCCTTTACCCATTCACCTCCAGGACCGTGGGATATTCCTGCTAAATCCCCCAGCTTTTTTGTGGATGGCAAACAGCTTATCAAGGTTCCCTACACGTCATCTATGAAG CCCTGCCACGTTTGTTTGGGAATGGGGAGGAAACCTTGCAAAGACTGTGCCGGCATTGGTAAT AAAGTTTGTTGGGTCTGCAATGGATGTGGTTTCCGCCACGGAGATGAACGATGCAGCCATTGCAatggcagagggagggaaaa CTGCAACCACTGTCACGGGCAAGGATCCAGGCAATGTGGCACATGTCGCGGAAAACAGCAGCTTCTGGTCTACATCAATCTCACTGTGAAATG GGTCAACAACTCTGATAACTATGTTGTGGAACAGTCAAGTGGACTCCAGCTGGACAACCTCAGCAAGGTGTCTGGCAAGGAGCTTTTCAGAGACTCTCAGTACATG GTTTACCCAATCGCAGGCTTCCCAGACCTCTCAGTGGTGCATGCTGCGCAGCGCCTTGTCAACGAACACCAGGGGAAGTACTCCCAAACGTCACGTATTCTTCAACAG CGTCAAACCATAGAGCTGATCCCCGTCACCAAGGTGACCTACTCGTGGAAAGGGCAATCACACATTTACTTTGTTTACGGGAATGAATTCCAAGTTAGTGCCGATGACTATCCTGCTACCTGTTGCTGCACTGTAATGTAA
- the ssuh2rs1 gene encoding protein SSUH2 homolog isoform X2 translates to MEHQPVLSHNRTYGVANPGYVPAAGGAPAMFAPPGAEGPSAPPASMFDSMPGYEGTVAGGGGGFLPPPMPAYPVPQPEPGPEQPHWNIPSITEDTAREAFHLFASSKCCYSSAPAKDGVITNMEAFNTYRYRLETFTESRSTEWNHEPYNGQPVDAFTHSPPGPWDIPAKSPSFFVDGKQLIKVPYTSSMKPCHVCLGMGRKPCKDCAGIGNKVCWVCNGCGFRHGDERCSHCNGRGRENCNHCHGQGSRQCGTCRGKQQLLVYINLTVKWVNNSDNYVVEQSSGLQLDNLSKVSGKELFRDSQYMVYPIAGFPDLSVVHAAQRLVNEHQGKYSQTSRILQQRQTIELIPVTKVTYSWKGQSHIYFVYGNEFQVSADDYPATCCCTVM, encoded by the exons ATGGAGCATCAGCCTGTGTTAAG CCATAATCGCACTTATGGAGTGGCCAATCCCGGATATGTACCAGCAGCAGGGGGGGCACCGG CAATGTTCGCCCCACCCGGCGCTGAGGGCCCCAGCGCTCCTCCGGCCAGCATGTTCGACAGCATGCCCGGCTATGAAGGAACagtggcaggaggaggag GTGGATTTCTTCCCCCTCCGATGCCTGCTTACCCAGTTCCTCAGCCTGAACCTGGACCTGAACAACCACATTGGAA TATCCCGTCCATAACTGAAGATACTGCACGAGAGGCGTTTCACCTGTTCGCCTCCAGCAAGTGCTGCTACAGTTCAGCACCAGCAAAGGATGGAGTTATCACCAACATGGAGGCTTTCAATACCTACAGG TATCGCCTGGAAACTTTCACTGAATCGAGATCTACAGAGTGGAATCACGAGCCTTACAATG GCCAACCAGTGGATGCCTTTACCCATTCACCTCCAGGACCGTGGGATATTCCTGCTAAATCCCCCAGCTTTTTTGTGGATGGCAAACAGCTTATCAAGGTTCCCTACACGTCATCTATGAAG CCCTGCCACGTTTGTTTGGGAATGGGGAGGAAACCTTGCAAAGACTGTGCCGGCATTGGTAAT AAAGTTTGTTGGGTCTGCAATGGATGTGGTTTCCGCCACGGAGATGAACGATGCAGCCATTGCAatggcagagggagggaaaa CTGCAACCACTGTCACGGGCAAGGATCCAGGCAATGTGGCACATGTCGCGGAAAACAGCAGCTTCTGGTCTACATCAATCTCACTGTGAAATG GGTCAACAACTCTGATAACTATGTTGTGGAACAGTCAAGTGGACTCCAGCTGGACAACCTCAGCAAGGTGTCTGGCAAGGAGCTTTTCAGAGACTCTCAGTACATG GTTTACCCAATCGCAGGCTTCCCAGACCTCTCAGTGGTGCATGCTGCGCAGCGCCTTGTCAACGAACACCAGGGGAAGTACTCCCAAACGTCACGTATTCTTCAACAG CGTCAAACCATAGAGCTGATCCCCGTCACCAAGGTGACCTACTCGTGGAAAGGGCAATCACACATTTACTTTGTTTACGGGAATGAATTCCAAGTTAGTGCCGATGACTATCCTGCTACCTGTTGCTGCACTGTAATGTAA
- the LOC139209529 gene encoding DDB1- and CUL4-associated factor 1-like — MASASASVDSKAELTALLEQWEREQQGSTQELVNILTKISELVEKETEEYHKADPDPFDDRHPGRADPECVLGHLLKILFKNDDFMNTLVNSYVMTSREFSLNAAACRLLQNIMPGLETAVVFQEKEGIVERLFKWAQEAEQPLRIYATGLLAGAMENQDIAANYREENSVLVPLMLHRLRELQDKDAENKREIKRPSPRKILSEPLLPLDEETVDGGFEEKPFTLGRNGAEREGTGPEEDGEIPFSTIEPENELSFRLNSLHKTSSRANSAVKTMMKPMSAPGSLTHQSMSDGSSYLRKKAERESSKSSKQKLNFSLPEPERNFSELSNSSWSEMSPWVIGNNYHLYPLTPEIEQRLILQYLTPLGEYQELLAVFMQMGARELLMHYMDLKQTNDVQLTFEALKYLASLLLHKKFAAEFVAHGGVQKLLEIPRPSMAATGVSLCLYYLAYNQDAMERVCMLPHSILSDVVGYTLWLLECSHASGCCHATMFFSISFSFRAVLELFDRQDGLRRLVNLISTLEILNPEDQGALLSDDEIFSSRQTAKHTCMALRRYFEAHLAIKVEQVKQSLQRTEGGAPIHSQPYYKAVSYSREQVVEMMEFLIEYGPLRLYWEPAEVFHKLSCVQLLLQLISIACDWRTYYGRSDTVRYALDILSILTVVPKTQLLLSEAVAVLDEGGSTVSTVGMSIVLAVAEGEVFVNDAEIQKSALQVVINCVCAPDKRMSSIGKFIAGTPRRRLPQQTKASESVLAKMWNVVQSNNGIKVLLSLLMVKMPITDADQIRALACKALVGLSRSSSVRQIISKLPLFSSGHIQQLMKEPVLQDKRSEHVKFCKFAAELIERISGKPLLIGTDVSLAWLQRASVVAQSRITFPEKELLLLIRNHLMAKGLHDTATTLTKEADLPMACLSHSTHSTSAFPPVAPPPTASPVATLPRTPRLANGVGSRLGNHPSHSSTPGSSNTQTRPSTSQPAGSSSAAFPSTSVPHCSNGSPLIGRIVFSRERQTGCSIVSCKKPRVLRQKSDHGAFSQSPAMKKQLDRHLPSPPALDSIITEYLREQHARCKNPVATCPPFSLFTPHQCPEPKQRRQAPINFTSRHTRRVIYPKYGGVDGGCFDRHLIFSRFRPISVFREADEDESGFMCCAFSARERFLMLGTCTGQLKLYNVFTGQEEASYSCHSSAITHLEPSRDGSLLLTSASWSYPLSALWGMKSVFIMKHSFLGDHYVEFSKLSQDRVIGTKEHIARIYDIQTGQVTLTLNNPDLANNYKRNCATFNPTDDLVLNDGVLWDVRTAQAIHKFDKFNMNISGVFHPNGLEVIINTEIWDLRTFHLLHTVPALDQCRIVFNNNGTVIYGAMLQADDEDDMMEMQMKSPFGSSFRTFNATDYKPIATIDVKRNIFDLCTDTKDCYLAVIENQDSVNTDTVCRLYEVGRQRLAEEEEEDEEDQEDDDQEEDDDDDEDSDDDVDTDPLIAELENENGGEDEEDEEEDDGNDEFSPSDEEVARLLEEDVDVGDDDDEDDNDDDDSDNDDVDLDGDNDSSDNSDLEDDIILSLNE; from the exons ATGGCGTCGGCATCTGCCAGTGTGGACTCCAAGGCAGAGCTGACAGCTCTACTGGAACAGTGGGAGAGGGAGCAACAAggcagcacacaggagctggtTAACATCCTCACCAA AATCTCAGAGCTTgttgagaaagagacagaggagtaCCACAAAGCAGACCCGGACCCTTTTGATGATCGACATCCtg GGAGAGCTGATCCAGAGTGCGTGTTAGGGCACCTGCTCAAGATCCTGTTCAAGAATGACGACTTTATGAACACA TTGGTAAATAGCTATGTGATGACCAGCAGAGAATTTTCCCTCAATGCAGCAGCTTGTCGCCTGCTTCAGAACATCATGCCGGGATTGGAGACAGCTGTGGTCTTTCAGGAAAAG GAGGGCATAGTTGAAAGGCTCTTTAAGTGGGCTCAGGAGGCCGAGCAGCCACTCAGAATCTATGCCACGGGCTTGTTGGCTGGAGCTATGGAGAACCAGGACATTGCAGCTAACTACAGAGAGGAGAACTCTGTTTTG GTGCCTTTGATGCTGCATCGGTTGCGTGAGCTTCAGGATAAGGATGCTGAGAACAAAAGGGAAATCAAACGGCCCAGCCCCAGGAAGATTTTGAGTGAGCCTTTGCTGCCTTTGGATGAGGAAACTGTTGACGGAGGCTTTGAAGAGAAACCCTTCACACTGGGCAGAAACGGAGCTGAAAGGGAGGGGACGGGCCCAGAAGAGGATGGCGAAATTCCCTTCTCAACCATTGAGCCTGAAAACGAGCTTTCGTTCCGTCTCAACTCCTTACATAAGACCAGCAGCCGTGCGAACTCGGCTGTTAAAACCATGATGAAGCCCATGTCTGCTCCAGGTTCACTGACACACCAAAGCATGTCTGATGGTAGCAGTTACCTAAGAAAGAAGGCCGAGAGGGAGAGCAGCAAGTCCTCAAAACAGAAGCTAAATTTCTCTTTGCCAGAGCCAGAGAGGAACTTTAGTGAACTTTCCAACAGCAGCTGGTCTGAGATGAGTCCCTGGGTGATTGGCAACAACTATCATCTGTACCCTCTGACCCCAGAGATTGAGCAGAGGCTCATCCTGCAGTACCTCACACCTCTGGGAGAGTATCAGGAG CTGCTGGCGGTGTTCATGCAGATGGGAGCTCGTGAGCTACTCATGCATTACATGGATCTAAAGCAGACTAATGATGTGCAGCTCACCTTTGAGGCTCTCAAG TACCTggcttctctgctgctgcacaagaAGTTTGCTGCAGAGTTTGTGGCTCATGGAGGAGTTCAGAAGTTGCTGGAAATCCCCAGGCCATCTATGGCTGCTACTGGAGTGTCTCTGTGCCTCTACTACCTTGCGTATAACCAGGATGCCATGGAAAGG GTGTGCATGTTGCCCCACTCCATCCTGTCAGATGTGGTTGGTTACACGCTGTGGCTGCTGGAATGCTCACATGCATCCGGCTGCTGCCACGCCACCAtgtttttctccatctccttttctttccgTGCCGTCCTGGAGCTCTTCGACAGGCAGGATGGGCTGCGACGCCTTGTCAATCTG ATTAGCACACTGGAGATCCTGAACCCTGAGGACCAGGGAGCACTGCTGAGTGATGATGAGATTTTCTCCAGCAGGCAGACTGCCAAACACACCTGCATGGCTCTGCGCAGGTACTTTGAGGCCCATCTGGCAATCAAGGTGGAGCAGGTGAAGCAATCCCTGCAACGCACAGAGGGCGGTGCCCCCATTCACTCCCAACCATACTATAAG GCGGTCAGCTACAGCCGTGAGCAGGTGGTGGAAATGATGGAGTTTCTGATAGAGTACGGTCCCCTCAGACTGTACTGGGAACCAGCGGAAGTCTTTCACAAGCTGTCCTgtgtccagctcctcctgcagctcattTCCATTGCCTGTGACTGGAGGACCTACTATGGCAG GAGCGATACAGTGCGTTATGCCCTTGACATCCTGAGTATCCTCACAGTTGTTCCAAAGACCCAGCTGTTGTTGTCTGAAGCTGTGGCTGTGCTCGATGAGGGAGGATCCACTGTTTCCACTGTCG GAATGAGTATAGTCCTGGCAGTGGCAGAGGGAGAGGTATTTGTAAATGATGCAGAGATTCAGAAGTCTGCTCTGCAGGTCGTCATCAACTGCGTCTGCGCTCCAGACAAACGCATGTCCAGCATTGGCAAGTTTATCGCAGGCACACCCCGCCGGCGCCTGCCTCAGCAGACCAAAGCCAGTGAGAGTGTGCTTGCTAAAATGTGGAATGTGGTACAGTCCAACAATGGCATAAAG GTGCTGCTGTCCCTGCTGATGGTGAAGATGCCCATTACAGATGCAGATCAGATCCGGGCTCTGGCATGTAAGGCTCTGGTGGGTCTGTCTCGCTCCAGCTCCGTCAGACAGATCATCAGCAAGCTGCCTTTGTTCAGTAGCGGACATATCCAACAGCTCATGAAGGAGCCTGTGCTCCAGGACAAACGCAGCGAACACGTCAAGTTCTGTAAATTTGCAGCTGAGCTCATAGAAAGGATTTCTGGGAAACCGTTGCTCATCGGTACGGACGTGTCTCTGGCGTGGCTGCAGAGGGCCAGTGTGGTCGCTCAGTCCAGAATCACCTTCCCTGAGAAAGAGCTTCTGCTGCTTATCAGGAACCACCTTATGGCCAAAGGACTTCATGACACAGCCACCACACTCACCAAGGAGGCAGATCTCCCGATGGCGTGTCTATCTCATTCTACACATTCAACTTCTGCTTTCCCTCCTGTCGCTCCTCCCCCAACCGCCTCTCCCGTTGCTACTCTACCCCGCACCCCACGCCTGGCCAACGGTGTTGGGTCAAGACTTGGAAACCATCCCTCTCATTCATCCACCCCTGGATCCAGCAATACACAAACGCGTCCCTCTACATCCCAACCCGCTGGGtcttcctctgctgccttcCCCTCAACGTCTGTCCCCCATTGTAGCAATGGCTCCCCGCTGATTGGACGAATCGTTTTCTCTCGTGAGCGGCAAACTGGGTGCAGTATCGTCAGTTGCAAGAAACCTCGGGTGCTGAGGCAGAAGTCTGACCACGGGGCCTTCAGCCAGAGTCCAGCCAtgaagaagcagctggacaGGCACCTGCCCTCCCCTCCTGCGTTAGACAGCATCATCACGGAGTACTTGAGGGAACAGCATGCACGCTGTAAAAACCCTGTAGCAACATGCCCGCCTTTCTCGCTCTTCACCCCGCATCAGTGCCCCGAGCCCAAACAGAGACGCCAAGCACCCATCAACTTTACATCCCGACACACACGGAGGGTCATATATCCTAAATACGGAGGAGTGGATGGAGGCTGCTTTGACAGACATCTCATCTTCAGCAG GTTCCGTCCCATCTCCGTGTTCAGGGAAGCAGACGAGGATGAGAGTGGATTCATGTGTTGTGCCTTCTCAGCTCGCGAGCGCTTCCTGATGCTCGGGACGTGCACGGGGCAGCTCAAACTCTACAATGTGTTTACAGGCCAGGAGGAAGCCAGCTACAGCTGTCACAGCTCAGCCATCACTCACCTGGAGCCCTCGCGG gATGGCTCTTTGCTCTTAACGTCAGCCTCTTGGAGTTACCCTCTGTCTGCACTGTGGGGCATGAAATCAGTCTTCATCATGAA GCATTCCTTTCTGGGCGACCATTATGTGGAGTTCAGTAAGCTTTCACAAGATCGCGTCATCGGAACAAAGGAACATATAGCACGT ATTTATGACATCCAGACGGGTCAGGTAACTCTGACTCTCAACAACCCAGACCTGGCTAACAACTACAAGAGGAACTGTGCCACCTTCAACCCAACAGATGACCTGGTGCTGAATGACGGCGTGCTGTGGGATGTGCGCACGGCTCAGGCCATCCACAAGTTTGACAAATTCAACATGAACATCAGTGGTGTGTTTCACCCCAACGGCCTGGAGGTCATCATAAACACAGAAATT TGGGATCTGCGGACCTTTCACCTCCTCCACACAGTACCCGCTCTGGACCAGTGCAGAATAGTCTTCAACAACAACGGCACCGTCATTTATGGAG CAATGTTGCAGGCTGATGATGAAGACGACATGATGGAGATGCAGATGAAAAGTCCATTTGGCTCATCGTTCAGGACTTTTAATGCCACAGACTACAAACCAATTG CCACTATTGATGTGAAGAGGAATATATTTGACCTTTGCACTGATACCAAAGACTGCTACCTTGCTGTGATTGAG AACCAAGACTCTGTCAACACTGACACAGTGTGCAGGTTGTACGAAGTTGGCCGGCAAAGActtgcagaggaagaggaggaggatgaggaggatcaG GAGGATGACGATCAAGAGGAAGACGATGACGACGATGAGGATTCAGACGATGATGTCGACACAGATCCCCTTATCGCCGAGCTCGAGAATGAGAACGgcggagaggatgaggaggacgaagaggaggatgatgggaatgatGAATTCTCTCCCTCTGATGAAGAGGTGGCACGCCTTCTTGAAGAGGATGTCGATGTTGGcgatgatgacgatgaggatgacaatgatgatgatgactctGACAATGACGATGTTGATCTGGATGGCGACAATG ACAGCTCTGACAACTCTGACCTTGAGGATGACATCATCTTATCCCTGAATGAGTGA